The region CGCAATTGCTGCGGTCATGGCTGTTGCTGTACAAGCTGAACAAAACGATCGGCGTGGTAATGGCCACAATCACAACCACACGCCTCCTCAAAGAATGATTGATATCGATGCAACGGCCAACGCACACGACAGGCAAACCAGTACCAACAATAAAATCTGGAACGAAGGCGTTCAAAACGAAGCAGAAATGAGCAGCTCTGCAGGCGGCACCAGCGGCAACGTCGGTGTCAACGTGGCTGCAGGCTCCGGCAACCAGCAGGACAACGCGGCGGCCATTGCCAATGCGGCCTCTGATGCCAGTGCCATCGACAACAGCTTCGTCTTCGGTACTGCCGAAGCCACAGCTCGCGTCGTTCAAACCAGCAACAACAACAAGGTCTTCAACTTCGGCACCACCTCATCTGCTGTGATGAGCGGGTCTGCCAACAGTGCCGACGGCAACATGGGTGTCAACATTGCCGCTGGCGACCTGAACCAACAGAAAAACACCATGGCAATTGCCAACACCAACGCAGGACTTGGTAGTGCAACCGCCACCGCCTCCGCCGATCAAAGCGGCCCAGGCCTGGAAGTCACCAACAGGGCCGACCGGACCTATCGTGTGGATACGCTGACGGTTACCAAAACCTCCAGCGGCTCATCCTCTCGCGAAGGCACATTCGAATCGACCGACAACAGAAGTTCCTCTTCGAGCCTGAACCTGAGCGGTTCCCACAACTCGTCGGCGAACGGTTCCAACAGCACTGCCTCCAGCGGTTCCAACAGCTGGAATGCCAGCGGCTCCAACTCGTCCAATGCCAGTGGCTCCAACAACTGGAATGTCGACGGTTCTGCCAATGCTAACGCCAGCGGTTCCAACAACAGCAGCTCGAGCTCTACCTCGGCTTCTTCGTTGAACGCTGCGCTGAACGTTGCGGCAACTGCTGCCGGGAACGTCACCTGGGATGACGGCCGTCGTGAACGCAGCCGCAGTGTAGATGCCAGCGCGTCGCTTGATGCAACGCTGGACGCATCACTGAACACCTCGCAGCAAAACACCAACGAGTCGTCCTTCGATACCGCGTTCGATGCCTCGTTCTCCAAGTCGTTGAGCTCTTCGTACGACAGATCGCGTGACTCTTCATATGAAAAAGCGCACGACTCTTCATATGAAAAAGCCCACGAATCTTCGTATGAACAAGCGGCCGCTTCCTCGTTCGACAAGTCGTTCGAAAAATCGTCCGAGTCTGCCAACGATGTATCGAAAAGTTATAGCGAGGCCAACTCCTATGACTTGAGCAACACCATCTCGTACCAAGTGCTGACCCCAACCGGCTGGGCTAACCCTGTGACCAACACTGCAACCCTGAGCGGTTCGGTGAACGGCGGCAGCGGCAACCTCGGCGTCAACGTGGCATCGGGTGTAGGCAACCAGCAAAGCAACTCGCTGGCCATCTCCAACCAATCGTTCTGATTGTTATGGCCTGGAGGCCCCCTTCGGGGGGCCTTTTTTCAACAGAACCAGAAGGCGCCCGACCATGCGCATCATTGCCTTGGCGTTTTTGCTTTGTGTGGCCAGTGTGAGTGAAGCTGCTCAGATGCCACTTTCCGTGTTACCCGGTGGTGCGGTGGTATTCAAGCCCATCCAAAGCGTACGCGAGCGCAAATTCGCTGACCTGGTTCAACAGAAAACCGATTTCAGCTGTGGCGCCGCAGCGCTGGCGACCATCCTGCGTCAAGCCTATTGGCTGGACGTGAACGAAGAGCAGATCATCGAAGGCATGCTCGCCCACGCCGACCAGGACCTGGTCCGCGTCCAGGGTTTCTCCATGCTCGACATGAAGCGCTATGTAGAAAGCCTGGGCATGCGCGCCCGTGGCTATCGGGTTGCACCCGAGACCTTGAACAATGTCCGCATTCCGGTCGTGGTACTGATGGACATCCGCGGCTACAAGCACTTTGTAGTGCTACAGAAAGTCGACAAAGGCTGGGTGTATATCGGTGATCCGGTACTGGGCCACAAGCGCTACACCATCGACGACTTTGTCAAAGGCTGGAACGGCATCATCTTCGCCGTCATCGGCCAAGGCTACGACAAGACCAATGCCTTGCTCGACCCGCCGCTGCCGCTTACCGCCAAAAGAAAAATAAACAACTTCACCCCGGTGCAAGACGCAGAGTTGATGGATTTCGGATTCATCCAAAGCGACTTCTTCTAATGACACGTGAGCACGACGCTCCTGGAGCATGCAATGAAGACTCCAATCTGGCTGACCCTTGCATGTCTGGCTGCCAGCCTGCCCATCCAGGCCCAGACATTTCAACCCATTGAGCTCAAGGACCAGGAATTGGCGAACCTGCGCGGTCGCTACGTGATGCCCGGACGCATCATCAGCTTCGGCGTTGTCATGACCAGCACATGGCAAAACGCCAAAGGCGATGTAATCGGCGCAACCTCCTCGATGCAAGTGCAGCAATCGACCATCAAGCCCCAGTTCTATGTGTCGATGATCAATGAAAAAGGCAATGGCACGGCGCATTCAGGGAATACCGGCACGGGTACCGGTACCGTCAATGGTGGTGCCGGCCTGAACAGCACCGAAGGCGTAACGCAGATCGTGCGAGCCGCCGGCGACAACAACACAGCCTACAACGGCGTGGACATCAGAGTCACCAAGGCCAACCAGGCACCCGCCGGCCAACAACAAGGCAAACCGTTGGCCCCAGGCTCGACCGTGGTCGGCGCGAACGGCGCAGGTTCGCTGAGCGTTTCCTCCACAGGGTCTGGTGTACAGATGAACATTGTTGCCAACAATAACCAGGGCAATACCGTACAACGCCTGGCCCAGGGCGGTCTGATGCAGAACACGACGTTGCTCGGTGGCGGCAACCAGGTCAGGAACCTCACCTCGCTGAACGTGGTGCTGCGTGAGAACGTGCCGACCGCCGGTTCGCTCAATGGCAACCTGGACCAACTCAAAGGCCTTCGTACTCTCGGATACTGATCTACGCTGAGTCTCATCGAATGTAGTCAGAAGGGACGGCTAACCCATGCACCGATCGTTAACGTTCAGAGCTGTCGTTTGTTTGAGTACCCTGGCACCGGCTACATTGCTTTACGCAGCAACGGACCCCCAGGTCGAAGCACTAAAACAAGAACTCATGGAGCTGAAACAGCGTTACGAAGCACAACAGAACGCGCTGATGGTACTCGAGCAGCGCGTTCGCCAAGTAGAAGAAGCACCGGCTACACCTGCTCCCAGACGCCTGACCAAGTCCCCTGCCGAAACCACCAGGAGTGGCCAGACCGTGGCTGCAGGCGCGCCTGGCACCACCGGCAGTTCATACGGGCAGTCACTCAAAGATGACTCCGAACCGGCGCAGAGCGTTTCCAACTTGTATGACGAAGCCAGCGGCTTCTTCGGTGGCGGCAAGTTCAGCGTCGAAACCGGCCTGACCTACACCCATTACGACACCCGCGCACTGGTGCTCAACGGTTTTCTGGCGTTGGACTCGATTTTCCTTGGCAACATCAACCTTGACCGCATCAAGGCCGACAACTGGACCCTGGACCTGACGGCCCGCTACAACCTGGCGCAACGTTGGCAATTCGACATTAACGTTCCCGTGGTCTATCGCCAGTCAACCTATTCGTCGGGTGGCGCCGGCGGTTCCGGCCCGACTACATCGGATGCAACCGTCGATCGCGACCCGACCATAGGCGATATCAACGTTGGCGTTGCCTACAAATTCCTCGATGAATCCGAGAACCTTCCCGACGCGGTGTTCACCCTGCGCGTCAAAGCGCCGACTGGGGATGACCCCTATGGCATCAAGCTGGTCACCGACCCGACCAACGACAACCTGGCGGTGCCTGAAAGCCTGCCTACCGGCAACGGTGTCTGGGCGATCACACCCGGCATCTCACTGGTCAAGACCTTCGACCCTGCCGTGCTCTTTGGTAGCCTGTCGTACACCTACAACATGGAAGACTCGTTCAGCGACATCAGCCCGGCAGTCAACTCCAAGGTCCCGGGTGACGTGAAGCTCGGCGACTCCTGGCAGATCGGTGCCGGTATTGCCTTTGCCCTGAACGAAAAGATGAGCATGTCCTTTTCGTTCTCTGACCAATTTGCCAGCAAAAGTAAGATCAAGCCTGACGGCGGTGACTGGCAATCGATTTCCAGCAGCGACTACAACGCGGCTAACTTCAACATCGGCATGACCCTGGCCGCTACCGATAACCTGACCATCGTCCCGAACCTGTCCATCGGGCTGACAGACGACTCTCCGGACTTCTCCTTCAGCCTGAAATTCCCGTACTACTTCTGATGGCGGGCTGGGTGAAAGCAATGAGTGCATGACTGCGGATCGGTTGCTTTGGGTCGTGATCTGCAGTCAGCGAATCTGATGTTTGTGCAGCAAGCGGTAAAAGGTTGGCCGAGACACCCCAAGCACCTTGGCGGCGATACTCAAGTTATCGCTGTGCCGATTGAGTACGTCGCATAGCGCCTGGCGCTCGGCACGGTGCTTGTAGTCTTCAAGGGTACCCATGCTCAACGTGAAAGCATGCTGACTGAGCAAACCCAAGTCCTGCGCCTCGATCTGCCGCCCTTCTGCTAGCACCAGGCCACGCCTGACGCGGTTGGCCAGTTCACGCACGTTACCCGGCCAATCATGCTTGCCCATAGCAGCCAATGCGTCTTCACTGAACGAGCGCGGTCGGCGTCCGGTTTCCAGGCTGTAGAAGTGCGAAAAATGGCTGGCGAGCATCGACAGGTCGCCATGGCGGTCACGCAGGGGCGCGGTGATCACCTGCAGAACGTTGAGCCGGTAGTACAAGTCCTCCCGGAAACGCCCGCTGCTGATGGCCTTTTCCAGGTCCACATGGGTAGCCGCCAGAACCCGCACATCGACTGCTATCGGCTGGCTACCGCCAACCCGTTCAATGTGCTTTTCCTGAAGAAATCGCAACAAGTTCGCTTGCAGTTCCAGGGGCAGGTCACCAATTTCATCCAGGAACAACGTGCCGCCGTTGGCCGCTTCGATGCGACCGATCTTGCGCTGATGGGCGCCAGTAAACGCGCCCTTCTCGTGGCCGAACAACTCGGACTGAATCAGGTTTTCAGGAATCGCCCCGCAATTGATCGGCACAAAGGGTTTGTCGCGGCGCTGGGACTGGCGATGCAAGGTACGCGCGACCAGCTCTTTGCCGGTGCCGCTTTCGCCGCGAATCAACACCGGAGACTCCGTGGGCGCCAATTTGCTCAGCAGCTTACGCAGTTCGCGAATCGGTCGGCTTTCACCCAGCAGCTCATGCTCCAGCTCATCGACATGCACGCTGCCCTTGCCTCGCAGGCGCGCCATACCGAAGGCTCGGCCGATGGTGACCTGAACCCGCGAAACATCAAACGGCAAGGTGTGAAAGTCGAAAAACCATTCACAGACAAAGTCGCCAACATTCTGCATGCGCAGCTCGTCAGGGCTGAGTACTGCGATCCACTCGGTATTGCTGCGCGTGATCAGGTCCTTGACCGCATCCGGATGCTGCAGGTGTGATGCCTGTAAACGCAGCAAGCCGACATCACAGGGCTGTTCCAGGGCCGAGGACAAGGTTGAGCTGAAAACATCCCAGCCGACATTGCGCAAGCCTGGCAACAAACGGTGGCAATCGTCGCACGGGTCAACGATCAGCAGGCGACGGTTGGGTACAGGTTCGAGCATGACCTTTCCTTGGCGCCAATTATGGAATTTTAAATAGAAACAGCACGTTGGCAGGCCCGTCTGTAACAGTAGCAACGTTGCGTCAATCGCCCACTACCGTTTGTCCATAAAACGTGAAAACGGAGTTAAGTCCGTGTTGTTATTAAACTTCCTGCGTCGCCGCTGGCTGCCAACCTGTATGTTTTCCAAAAATAATTAAATTATTTTGAAGATTGTTGTGACTCGATCCCCCCCTGCGCGCATCAGTACAAGTAACTCACCGCTAACGCGGCTATTGATTATCTTGTTTGGGCCCACAGAGAGACCGAACCCATGAACGCCTCGCTCCGTGTCAACGAAGCACTGCTGATTGCCGACCACGCCTTCGAACCCTTCCAGTGTGTTGCTTGGGATTCGCCTAACGGTACAGGTGAGCTGAGCTTGGCAGTGATCGACCGGACCAGCACCCGCATCGGCAGCAAGCAGGTGCCAAGCAGCACCTACTCCGATCCCAAGCAACTGGCCAATCTGATTGAACAGATGCGCGCCGAGTTGCAAGAACAAGGCTGCCACTTGCAGCCGTGGTCGATGCCGAAGTAATTACCAGCCCTCCCCGCTGAACATATAGCCGCACATCTTTTTGCTGTGCGGCGAGCAACTTTTTATTCAAAAAAGTACAAACTGCGACAACCCGTCGCAGCCCTGCTCTTGTACAGTTCCGTACATGCCTTATTTATTCGACAACGCTGAAACTTTCAATCGGGCGATATTCAGCCTCTATCTGCTGCGCCAATAAACGTGCACGCCCAAGGCGTACGGGTGAAGACTCGATATCGACCAATAGGCTCGGGCATGGCAACGGTTGCAGGGGGTCCCAGGCTTTCAGCCGGCCATCGGTCACGATCAGGCAGTGCTGCTGCTCATGGGGATGCTGGCGCTGACGCAGTTCAAGCCAATGCCGTGCCTGCTCCAATGCGCCAAGCAGCGGCGTACCGCCACCGGCGCCGAGACTGTCGAGCCACGGCTTCAAGGCGGCCGAGGCTTTCAGACCATGACGCTGCCAACGCGGCGCATTGCCACTGGCGGTAAGCAGGGTCAGGCGTACGCGCTGGAGATAGGCTTGGTCGAACAACGCTGCCAGCAGCCCCTTGGCCTTGCTCAATGCCTGGTAGCGCCGGGTCGAGGCCGAGGCATCGACAATAACCAGCCACTGCTCATGGGCACTGGCAGTGCGTTGCTGCCAACACAGATCGCGACGCTGAAGCGGACGGCCCTTGAGCAAGGTTGCCGGCCATGCGACCGAACCTTGCAAGGCCTCGCGGGCGCGCCCGCGCGGCCCTTGCTTAATCGGTCCCGAGCGGGGTTTGGCATCCGCCGCCTGGGGCCGACGGATGCTCAGGGCTTTTTTGCCCAGTTCGGCACCTCGCGACGGGCACCGGTCGTTATCGCTTGTGGCGGCATCTCGCCCCAGGCCCCCTGCCCTTGTTCGGTGCTGGAGTCCTGGCCAGCCGGAGGCTGTGGCGCCGAGCCTTGTTCAGCCTGTGGCGGCACATCGCGGCGCCGATGACGCAGGGCAAACTCGGCCACTGCATCGATATCCTGGGCTTCAATCTGCTCAGCACCCCGCCAGGCGGCGTGCGCCCGAGCAGCGCGTAACCAGACCAGATCGGCGCGCAGACCGTCTACCCCAGCAGCAAAACAGCGCTCGGTGATCTGTGCCAGCGCCTGATCATCCAGAGCAATGCGCGCCAGCTGCTCGCGGGCCGTTTGGCAGCGTTGGCGCAAATGCGCCTGCTCAGGCGCCCACTGCAGGCAAAATGCTTCTGGGTCAGCATCGAAATCCAGGCGCCGGCGAATGATCAGGCTACGCGCCTCGGGAGCAGGATGACCTGCGAGCACAACGTTGAGACCGAAGCGGTCGAGCAACTGCGGGCGCAACTCACCTTCTTCCGGGTTCATTGTGCCAATCAGCACGAATCGCGCACTGTGACGATGAGAAATACCATCGCGCTCGACCCGGTTGGTACCGCTGGCAGCGACATCCAGAAGCAGATCGACCAGGTGGTCGGCCAGCAGGTTGACCTCATCGACATACAGCACGCCGCCGTCGGCCTTGGCCAGCACGCCCGGGGAAAACTGCGCCTTACCCTGGCCCAGCGCGGCGTCAAGATCAAGCGTACCGACCAGGCGCTCTTCACTCGCGCCCAATGGCAAGGTTACGAACGGCCCCTCGCCAAGCAGGTCGGCAAGCCCGCGAGCCAGCGTGCTCTTGGCCATGCCGCGTGGGCCTTCGATCAGCACGCCGCCTATCTTTGGATCGATGGCGGTCAGGCACAAGGCGAGCTTCAACTCATCGGCGCCGACCACGGCAGACAGCGGAAAATGTGCGGGTTCAGTCATTTCAAATCTCTTCTTCGCCATCGAGCAGTTGCTCTTCGAGGGCTTCACGGTAATCCCCCGGGGACTCCCACAAGCCACGCTGCTGAGCTTCCAGGAGCCGCTCGGTGATGTCGCGCAGGGCTTGCGGGTTGTGCTGGCGCATAAAGTCGCGGGTCGCAGCATCCAGAACATAAGCCTCGGCCAGCGACTGATAGTGGTGATCGTCTATCAAATGGGTGGTGGCATCGAAAGCGAACAGGTTATCGACGGTCGCGGCCAGTTCGAAGGCACCTTTGTAACCATGGCGCTTGACCCCGTCTATCCACTTGGGATTGAGCGCCCGCGCACGCACCACTCGATTGAGTTCCTCTTTCAGGGTGCGGATGCGCGGACGGTCCGGCTGACTGTGATCGCCATGGTAGCTGGCTGCCGGCTTGCCCCCCAAGGTTTCAACGGCCGCCAGCATACCGCCTTGAAACTGGTAGTAATCATTGGAGTCGAGCAGGTCATGCTCGTGATTGTCCTGATTCTGGATTACCGCCTGCACCTGGCTCAGGCGCCGGGCGAAGTCGGCGCGTGCCGGGGTGCCGTCATCGGCTGCGCCGTAGGCATAACCACCATGATTAAGGTAAACCTCGGCAAGGTCCTTGCGCTCGTTCCATAGGTGCCCGTCGACAGCATTCTGTACGCCCGCACCATAGGCTCCAGGCTTGGCGCCGAATACACGCCAACCGGCCTGGCGTGTGGCCTGCTCGGTCGTCAAACCCTGGCGTTCGAGTTCACTGCGCTCTGCACGCACCCTGGCCGCGAGCGGGTTCAAGTCATCGGGCTCATCCAGCGCCGCCACTGCCTGGACTGCGGCGTCAAACAGCTTGATGAGGTTGCCGAACGCATCACGGAAGAACCCCGAGACGCGCAGCGTTACATCCACCCGCGGTCGGTCGAGCAGGCTCAAGGGAAGTATTTCGAAGTCATCGACGCGCTGGCTGCCACTCGCCCATACCGGGCGCACGCCCAGCAAGGCCATGGCCTGGGCGATATCATCGCCACCGGTGCGCATGGTCGCCGTCCCCCAAACCGACAGACCCAACTGACGCAAATGATCACCATGATCCTGCAGGTGGCGTTCAAGAATCAGGTTCGCCGAAGCAAAGCCGATGCGCCATGCCGTGGTGGTCGGTAGATTGCGCACATCGACGGTAAAGAAGTTGCGCCCGGTCGGGAGCACGTCCAAGCGCCCGCGACTGGGGGCACCACTGGGCCCGGCCGGGACAAAGCGTCCTTGCAGGGCTGCCAGCAAGCCGTGCATCTCAGCCGGCCCACAAGCGTCCAGTTGCGGCGCAATACTGTGCTGCAGGGCCAGCAACACAGCCCTCACATCCGACCAAGCCGTATCGTCCGGTAACTCGATAGTGCCTGCCAGGGCTTGTGCTATGTAGGTGCCGGCGAGGATTTCCAGGCGTTCACGGGTGTCACCCTGGGTCCGCCATACGGCCTCATCCTGCGCCTGTAAAAGTGCCGGGCGCGGCCCTTGCCAGGGCTGGCCCAGGTCGCAATCAAGGGGATCGAACCCCAGTGCCAAGGCCTTGGCCAAGGCCCGGAGCAAACTGCAATTGGCGCCGCGACCATCGCCTCGCGCCACCCGCAGCAGTGCCTGCAGAGTATCGAGGCGCAGCCGTCCTGCGGGTGACTCGCCAAACACATGTAGGCCATCACGAATCTGCGACTCCTTGAGGTCGCACAAGTAGGTATCCAGACGCGGTAACCACACCGCAGCATCATCCAGTGCACCTTCAAGCTGCAGCTCACGATCGATGTGGTTATCGCGCACCAGTTCGAGAATATCGCGCTGCAACTCTCGGGCCCGGCGTGGATCGAGCAACTGCGCTTCGTAATACTCATCGGCCAGCGCTTCCAGGTGTCGCAGCGGACCGTAGGTTTCGGCACGGGTCAACGGCGGCATCAAGTGATCGATGATCACCGCCTGGGTGCGACGCTTGGCCTGGGCGCCCTCGCCCGGGTCATTGACGATGAACGGATAGATGTTCGGCAGCGGTCCGATCAACGCATCTGGCCAGCAATTGGCGGACAAACCCACGCCCTTGCCCGGCAGCCACTCCAGGTTGCCGTGCTTGCCGACATGGATCAATGCATCGGCAGCAAAGCCATGACGCAGCCAGAAATAGAACGCCAGGTAGCCATGGGGCGGCACCAGGTCGGGATCGTGGTAAACCGCGCTCTGGTCCAGTTGGTAACCACGCGCCGGCTGGATGCCGACAAAGGTCAGGCCAAACCGCAGACCGGCGACCATCATCCGTCCGTTGCGGAACATCGGGTCGAGCTCCGCCTCGCCCCAACGTGCGCGCACTGCATCCTGGTTGGCCTGCGGCAGTGTGGCAAAGGCGGCCTGATACTCCTCCAAGGCCATGCTCTGCAGGCACGGACGCAGATCAAGGCTGTGCAGATCATTGCTGACGCCACCGAGCAGCGCCTGAATCAGCGCCGTGCCGCTGTCCGGCAAGGTGCTGCTTAGTGGATAGCCCTGACGTTGCAGGGCACGCAGGATGTTCAGCGCCGCGGCCGGGGTATCCAGACCAACGCCATTGCCGATGCGTCCATCACGTGTCGGGTAGTTGGCCAGAATCAAGGCTACACGCTTGTCCTGATTGGGCAACTGCGCCAGTGCACACCAGCGACGGGCCAACTCGGCAACGAAATCCATGCGCTCGGCATGCGGGCGATAGCAAACCACATCCGACTGGCTGCGCTCGCTACGCCAGGCCAGGTCCTTGAAGCTGATCGGTCGTGTGATGATGCGCCCGTCCAATTCCGGCAAGACAATGTGCATGGCCAGGTCGCGAGCCCCCAGGCCCTGCTCGCTGGCCTGCCAGCCTGGCTGGTTGTCCTGGGCGCAAATTGCCTGCAGCACCGGAACGTCGCGGCGAAACGGACGCAGGTTCGGTTGTTCCGGGCTGGACTGAGCAAAGCCGGTGGTGTTGATGATCAACGCGGCGTCGACCTGATCCAGCCAGTCTTCGACCTGACTAAAACAACCGGCCTCCTTGAGACTGGCCACAGCGATAGGCAACGGGTTGAGTCCGGCTAGCTGCAAACGCTCGCAGAAGGTATCGATAAAAGCAGTGTTGGCAGCCTGCAGGTGCGAGCGGTAGAAGAGTATCGGCACCACTGGCTGTTCGACCTGCCACTGGGCAAACCAGTCGTCGAGCACCGCCGTGGCTTTGCGCGGGTGATAAACCGCCGTACGTGGCAACTGCTGCGGTTCATCCCAGGGATAATCGCGCTGCAAAAGCTGATTGGCCAGGCAGTAGAACAGATTCAGGGCATTGGCCTTGCCGCCCTGGCGCAAAAAGTGCCAAAGCCGCTCGGCCTGTTGTGCGGGCACCGTACTGAGGCCGGTGAGCTCCGGGTCCGGGCGATCATCACCCGGCACCAGAATCAACTGCACGCCACGGTCGGCAAGCTCCAGCAATTGCTCGACGCCGTAGCGCCAATAACCGACACCGCCGTGCAGCGATACCAGAATCACCTTGGCATGGCGCAGAACCTCATCGACATAGAGGTCGACCGAGGCATGATTCTGTACCTGCATCGGGTTGGCCAGACGCAGGCTGGGGTAATTTTCGGGCAACTGCTGGGCGGTTTCGGCCAGCAGTGCCAGGTGCGAGTCACCGCTGCAGAGAATGACCAGCTCGGCTGGCGTCTGGCCGAGATCGGCAATACTGTCGTCCGGTACGAAGCCACCGGGCTGGGTGCGCAGCAGGTGCATGGGTCAAGCGCTCAGTGCGGCCCGCAGGCTCGCTTCCAGTTGCAGCGCATCCAGTTCCTGGCCGATCAGCACCAGGCGCGTAGAGCGCGGCTCTTCACTGCGCCAGGCGCGGTCGAAGTGCTTGTCGAAACGAGTACCGACACCCTGGATCAGCAAACGCATCGGTTTACCGGGAATTGCCGCGAAGCCCTTGACTCGCAAAATGCCGTGCTGCACGACCAATTGAGTCAAGGCATCCAGCAATTGGCTTTCGTGCGCTTCTGGCAGCTCGATGGAGATCGAGTCGAAGGCGTCATGGTCATGATCATCGTGATCGTCATCATCGTGGTGCGAATCATGGTGGGTACGCCGGCCATCGATATGCGCTTCCGACTCGGCGCCCAGGCCCAGCAGCACTTCCAGCGGCAAACGGCCGCTGCTGGCTTCGATCACCTTGACCGCTGGCGGCAACTCTTCCTGCACTTCGGCACGGACCTTGGCCAGGTCTTGCGCAGCAATCAGGTCGGCCTTGTTCAGCACCACCAGATCGGCGCTGGCCAGTTGGTCGGCGAACAGCTCGTGCAGCGGCGACTCATGGTCCAGGTTAGGGTCAAGTTTGCGCTGGGCATCGACCTGATCAGGGAACGCTGCAAAGGTACCGGCAGCCACTGCGGGACTATCGACTACGGTGATGACCGCATCAACTGTGCAGGCATTGCGAATTTCCGGCCACTGGAACGCTTGAACCAGCGGTTTGGGCAGCGCCAGGCCGCTGGTTTCAATAAGGATGTGGTCAAGATCGCCACGGCGGGCAACCAGTTCGCGCATCACTGGGAAGAACTCTTCCTGCACGGTGCAGCACAGGCAACCGTTGGCCAACTCATAGACACGACCGCTGGCCTCTTCTTCGGTGCAACCAATGCTGCACTGCTTGAGAATCTCGCCGTCGATGCCCAGCTCACCGAATTCGTTGACGATCACCGCGATGCGCCGCCCTTGGGCATTGTCGAGCATGTGTCGAAGCAGTGTCGTTTTGCCCGAGCCGAGAAAGCCGGTGACGATAGTGACGGGAAGTTTGGCCAGTGTTTTCATTGTCGATGCCCTTGGCAGGATGGCGGGCATGCGGGACGAGAACCACAGGTGCTACCACCTGGGCGCGTTCGCCACCGGATCACCCCGCCCGGTTTATGTCGGAAACTGTTCGAGGCAGGTCTCCTGGCTTGCATTGCACCGGCCACGGGCCAGTCGAATGACGCCTTCCCGCAGAACTGCAGTGGCTGTGTCAGACGTTTTCAATGCTTACAGTTGCGGGGGCAGCCGCGGCTTGAACCGCGTTCCCGTCTTAGCTTCGGCCGACGCCGAAGAACCTCGAAGCGGCTAGGCTACGCAGTGCCCGGTACGGGGTCAACTGCTGTCACGATTGACGCCTGACTTCGCCCATGATTTGCTAGTGCGAT is a window of Pseudomonas sp. DG56-2 DNA encoding:
- the cobN gene encoding cobaltochelatase subunit CobN gives rise to the protein MHLLRTQPGGFVPDDSIADLGQTPAELVILCSGDSHLALLAETAQQLPENYPSLRLANPMQVQNHASVDLYVDEVLRHAKVILVSLHGGVGYWRYGVEQLLELADRGVQLILVPGDDRPDPELTGLSTVPAQQAERLWHFLRQGGKANALNLFYCLANQLLQRDYPWDEPQQLPRTAVYHPRKATAVLDDWFAQWQVEQPVVPILFYRSHLQAANTAFIDTFCERLQLAGLNPLPIAVASLKEAGCFSQVEDWLDQVDAALIINTTGFAQSSPEQPNLRPFRRDVPVLQAICAQDNQPGWQASEQGLGARDLAMHIVLPELDGRIITRPISFKDLAWRSERSQSDVVCYRPHAERMDFVAELARRWCALAQLPNQDKRVALILANYPTRDGRIGNGVGLDTPAAALNILRALQRQGYPLSSTLPDSGTALIQALLGGVSNDLHSLDLRPCLQSMALEEYQAAFATLPQANQDAVRARWGEAELDPMFRNGRMMVAGLRFGLTFVGIQPARGYQLDQSAVYHDPDLVPPHGYLAFYFWLRHGFAADALIHVGKHGNLEWLPGKGVGLSANCWPDALIGPLPNIYPFIVNDPGEGAQAKRRTQAVIIDHLMPPLTRAETYGPLRHLEALADEYYEAQLLDPRRARELQRDILELVRDNHIDRELQLEGALDDAAVWLPRLDTYLCDLKESQIRDGLHVFGESPAGRLRLDTLQALLRVARGDGRGANCSLLRALAKALALGFDPLDCDLGQPWQGPRPALLQAQDEAVWRTQGDTRERLEILAGTYIAQALAGTIELPDDTAWSDVRAVLLALQHSIAPQLDACGPAEMHGLLAALQGRFVPAGPSGAPSRGRLDVLPTGRNFFTVDVRNLPTTTAWRIGFASANLILERHLQDHGDHLRQLGLSVWGTATMRTGGDDIAQAMALLGVRPVWASGSQRVDDFEILPLSLLDRPRVDVTLRVSGFFRDAFGNLIKLFDAAVQAVAALDEPDDLNPLAARVRAERSELERQGLTTEQATRQAGWRVFGAKPGAYGAGVQNAVDGHLWNERKDLAEVYLNHGGYAYGAADDGTPARADFARRLSQVQAVIQNQDNHEHDLLDSNDYYQFQGGMLAAVETLGGKPAASYHGDHSQPDRPRIRTLKEELNRVVRARALNPKWIDGVKRHGYKGAFELAATVDNLFAFDATTHLIDDHHYQSLAEAYVLDAATRDFMRQHNPQALRDITERLLEAQQRGLWESPGDYREALEEQLLDGEEEI
- the cobW gene encoding cobalamin biosynthesis protein CobW, with amino-acid sequence MKTLAKLPVTIVTGFLGSGKTTLLRHMLDNAQGRRIAVIVNEFGELGIDGEILKQCSIGCTEEEASGRVYELANGCLCCTVQEEFFPVMRELVARRGDLDHILIETSGLALPKPLVQAFQWPEIRNACTVDAVITVVDSPAVAAGTFAAFPDQVDAQRKLDPNLDHESPLHELFADQLASADLVVLNKADLIAAQDLAKVRAEVQEELPPAVKVIEASSGRLPLEVLLGLGAESEAHIDGRRTHHDSHHDDDDHDDHDHDAFDSISIELPEAHESQLLDALTQLVVQHGILRVKGFAAIPGKPMRLLIQGVGTRFDKHFDRAWRSEEPRSTRLVLIGQELDALQLEASLRAALSA